In the Chlorobium limicola DSM 245 genome, one interval contains:
- the cas7i gene encoding type I-B CRISPR-associated protein Cas7/Cst2/DevR translates to MSKNIIGFMLIDAPYSALNNAGSDAGERTENTISVKSIRKGKDIYPYISAQALRYWWRETLEKKCSWEMSPIERETKIAFTQANPFKYPDDDVFGYMRAQGKSDGGTVTRLSPLKNSPLISIVPNQMTSDFGVMSRQKEGDPVPHEHQFYSTVMHGIFSLDLESVGIFLENYKTGQRHLNDKLVQKHRDSIEKSGAVKTENDYRLPKDERTKRVTEAISVLPFISGGAKSALHLTDVTPKLLVMTIFNSGNHIFMNLAKNDNGQPKVNICALEQVLTDYADYLATDVYIARRVGFMDELEEELVSLNEKAFGTKKVIYNMDGSFNKTVETFTQEIATSIPE, encoded by the coding sequence ATGTCGAAGAATATTATTGGCTTTATGCTTATCGATGCGCCGTATTCTGCATTAAATAATGCCGGTTCAGATGCGGGTGAAAGAACAGAAAACACGATTTCAGTAAAAAGTATTCGAAAGGGAAAAGATATATATCCATATATTTCGGCACAGGCATTACGCTATTGGTGGCGCGAAACACTTGAAAAAAAATGCAGTTGGGAAATGTCGCCGATTGAGCGGGAAACAAAAATTGCGTTCACACAAGCAAATCCATTTAAGTATCCGGATGATGATGTTTTTGGTTATATGAGAGCTCAAGGAAAAAGTGATGGAGGAACTGTTACACGTCTCTCACCATTGAAAAACTCACCTTTGATTTCAATTGTTCCGAACCAAATGACGAGCGACTTTGGGGTCATGAGCCGCCAGAAAGAAGGAGATCCTGTGCCGCATGAACACCAATTTTATTCGACAGTTATGCATGGAATTTTTTCACTTGATTTGGAAAGTGTCGGTATTTTTCTCGAAAATTATAAAACAGGACAACGTCATCTTAATGACAAGTTAGTTCAAAAGCATAGAGACTCTATTGAAAAATCTGGTGCGGTTAAAACGGAAAATGATTACCGTCTTCCTAAGGATGAGAGAACCAAACGTGTAACGGAAGCAATTTCCGTGCTTCCGTTCATAAGCGGTGGCGCAAAAAGCGCGTTGCACTTAACTGATGTTACACCGAAACTTTTAGTTATGACAATCTTCAATAGCGGGAATCACATATTTATGAATCTGGCTAAAAACGACAACGGGCAACCGAAGGTCAACATCTGCGCATTGGAGCAGGTACTCACGGATTACGCTGATTATTTAGCAACAGATGTTTATATAGCCCGCCGTGTTGGCTTTATGGATGAATTGGAGGAGGAACTTGTTTCATTAAACGAAAAAGCTTTCGGCACGAAAAAAGTGATTTATAATATGGATGGTTCATTTAATAAAACCGTTGAAACCTTCACTCAGGAAATTGCAACCAGCATTCCCGAATAG
- the cas5b gene encoding type I-B CRISPR-associated protein Cas5b, with product MKLLRIKIRSWTASFRYPIFVAGFQPTLPMPPLSTIYGLISAAKGNIVTPEETSVGYVFSYQAKAVDLETIYEIEGLKAKSNVANREFLFDNELYLYLTNLDLESVFRRPHHPILLGRSTELAMIEEVKILELKEKTGVKVGKTLMPIPAKGFYGALQALPTHFSDEVNRKALGTKPFLMVEEMITTTENPVPFDEEKKWGVFLHQ from the coding sequence ATGAAACTCCTTCGTATAAAAATCCGAAGTTGGACGGCATCGTTTCGTTATCCAATTTTTGTTGCCGGCTTCCAACCGACCTTGCCCATGCCGCCACTCTCCACGATTTACGGCTTGATTTCGGCGGCAAAAGGCAACATCGTGACGCCCGAAGAGACGTCGGTAGGATATGTGTTTTCTTATCAAGCCAAAGCGGTGGATTTGGAGACCATCTATGAAATAGAAGGCTTAAAGGCAAAATCCAATGTTGCCAATCGCGAGTTCCTTTTCGATAATGAACTGTATCTTTACCTCACGAATCTCGATTTGGAAAGCGTATTTCGGCGTCCGCATCATCCGATTTTGCTTGGTCGTTCGACCGAGCTTGCCATGATTGAAGAAGTCAAGATTTTAGAGCTTAAAGAAAAAACGGGTGTGAAAGTGGGCAAAACGCTCATGCCTATTCCCGCCAAGGGGTTTTACGGTGCACTGCAAGCCCTACCGACTCATTTCAGCGATGAAGTGAATCGCAAAGCATTAGGTACAAAACCTTTTCTCATGGTTGAAGAAATGATAACGACGACCGAAAATCCCGTTCCCTTTGACGAAGAAAAAAAATGGGGCGTGTTCTTGCACCAATAA
- the cas3 gene encoding CRISPR-associated helicase Cas3' has product MTKKKNGACSCTNNMIEVYAKSSPKETLLEHTEKCLSVFRNIREMYSEVPEICSCEDFFEHLFYAIFLHDFGKAATGFQQMLNEEIKWNYRHEILSSSFVTFLDFDSPFKEGIALGIITHHNDLSLLQEKFPFSKFNETAYERYSKNLSELEPNFAYITKMMEQLPELSEKYLGYRVKRHKIPKSFEELEAYNAYQSAVKPYLKWDDDEDEQAILHGEYGFFLKGFMTACDHLASSGKDEIFSAIHDMKAVFKFSSYRSSQEAAAVTKGSTFLTAPTGSGKTEAALLWASSNQNERLGKRVFYVLPYTASINAMYKRLAGLKGFGDEKVGIRHGKASYFLYKYFSEREYSPEEAKAFAKDAGNLSKKIYKPYKIITPFQIIKEFFGLKGFEQRIAEMTGGLFILDEIHAYDVHNTALILEICKILKKEFCAKFFIMSATLPKFLKMYFQDVLEIENEITLPPEELHSFTRHKLLLLEGNIRDGLAQIRSEIKTGKKVLVVCNQVKTAQEIFRGLKDCSENSALLHSRFIVRDRQEIEKYVNDKYDLLVATQIVEVSLDIDYDILFSEPAPIDALIQRFGRVNRKRPPINEIKAVCVFQSPSENDFWIYKPERVEKTLSILQKVHGENLSESIVQQLVDEVYADGYKGKDLEEFESIRSNFMKLWKETLPFIDDRRKEEDFYALFDSIEVVPEKYMSDYELCINKKDYFRTTEFFVTINRRQYANLYKAGQVYQEKIGDDNVLFIKTAYDHEYGLLIDKYDDNMI; this is encoded by the coding sequence TTGACGAAGAAAAAAAATGGGGCGTGTTCTTGCACCAATAATATGATCGAAGTTTATGCGAAAAGCTCGCCGAAAGAAACGCTTTTGGAGCATACGGAAAAATGCCTGAGCGTTTTCCGCAACATTCGAGAGATGTATAGTGAAGTCCCGGAAATTTGCAGTTGCGAGGATTTCTTTGAACATCTTTTTTATGCAATATTTTTACACGATTTCGGTAAAGCGGCCACAGGCTTTCAACAAATGCTGAACGAGGAGATAAAATGGAATTATCGCCACGAAATTCTCTCCTCCAGCTTTGTCACCTTTTTGGATTTCGATTCGCCGTTCAAAGAAGGGATTGCGTTGGGAATCATTACACATCATAATGATTTGTCATTGCTGCAAGAAAAATTCCCGTTCAGTAAATTTAACGAAACGGCTTATGAACGATACTCGAAGAACCTGAGCGAACTTGAGCCGAATTTTGCGTACATCACAAAAATGATGGAGCAATTGCCGGAACTCTCTGAAAAATATCTCGGCTACCGAGTTAAGCGTCACAAAATTCCAAAATCGTTTGAGGAACTTGAGGCATACAATGCATACCAATCGGCGGTTAAGCCTTATCTGAAATGGGATGACGACGAAGACGAACAAGCGATACTGCACGGCGAATACGGATTTTTTCTCAAAGGCTTTATGACGGCCTGTGACCATTTGGCCTCAAGCGGAAAAGATGAGATTTTTTCAGCCATCCATGACATGAAAGCGGTTTTCAAATTCTCCTCATATCGGAGTTCACAGGAAGCTGCTGCTGTAACTAAAGGTAGCACATTTTTAACCGCGCCAACTGGTTCGGGAAAAACCGAAGCCGCTTTGCTATGGGCAAGTTCAAATCAAAATGAGCGACTCGGCAAGCGCGTTTTTTATGTCTTGCCTTACACTGCAAGCATCAATGCGATGTATAAGCGGCTCGCTGGGCTTAAGGGTTTCGGCGATGAAAAAGTAGGTATTAGGCATGGCAAAGCAAGCTACTTTCTTTATAAGTATTTTTCCGAACGCGAATATTCGCCGGAGGAGGCAAAAGCATTTGCGAAAGATGCCGGAAATCTATCAAAAAAAATTTATAAGCCTTATAAAATTATTACACCTTTCCAGATAATTAAAGAGTTTTTCGGTTTAAAGGGCTTCGAACAGCGAATTGCCGAAATGACGGGAGGGCTTTTTATCCTTGACGAAATTCATGCCTACGATGTACACAACACGGCACTTATTCTTGAAATATGCAAAATCTTAAAGAAGGAGTTTTGCGCAAAGTTTTTCATTATGTCCGCGACACTACCGAAATTTTTAAAGATGTATTTCCAAGATGTACTGGAGATCGAAAACGAAATTACTTTGCCACCGGAAGAACTTCATTCATTCACTCGCCACAAACTACTTCTGCTTGAAGGAAATATCAGGGACGGTCTTGCACAAATTCGTTCTGAGATAAAAACAGGCAAAAAAGTGTTGGTCGTATGTAATCAGGTGAAAACGGCTCAGGAAATATTCAGAGGGCTTAAAGATTGTTCAGAAAATTCAGCTTTACTTCATTCTCGTTTTATTGTTCGGGATAGACAGGAAATTGAGAAATATGTGAATGATAAATATGATTTGCTCGTTGCAACCCAAATTGTTGAAGTTTCGCTTGATATTGATTATGATATTCTTTTTAGTGAACCGGCCCCGATAGATGCGCTCATTCAGCGGTTTGGACGTGTAAACCGAAAGCGTCCTCCGATTAATGAGATTAAGGCGGTGTGTGTTTTTCAAAGTCCTTCTGAAAACGATTTTTGGATCTATAAACCAGAAAGAGTAGAAAAAACACTTTCAATTTTGCAAAAAGTACATGGTGAAAACCTTTCGGAAAGTATTGTTCAGCAGCTTGTTGATGAGGTTTATGCTGATGGATATAAAGGAAAAGACCTCGAAGAATTTGAATCCATTAGGAGTAATTTTATGAAGCTTTGGAAGGAAACCCTCCCATTCATTGATGATAGAAGAAAAGAAGAGGATTTTTATGCATTATTCGATAGTATCGAAGTAGTTCCAGAAAAATACATGTCAGATTATGAGTTATGTATAAATAAAAAAGATTATTTTCGAACAACAGAATTTTTTGTAACCATAAATAGGCGACAATATGCTAATCTTTATAAGGCAGGTCAGGTATATCAGGAAAAAATTGGTGATGATAATGTTTTGTTTATAAAAACGGCTTATGATCATGAGTATGGTTTATTGATCGATAAATATGATGATAATATGATATAA
- the cas1b gene encoding type I-B CRISPR-associated endonuclease Cas1b: MPISIPTKQPFYIFSNGVLLRKENTISFVPYVTQDEITVETNPSLYLEPDEEEAYSLNPVKDEHLNTAARRVIPINNIDSFFVFGEVSFNTKFLNFLTRNRIPLHLFNYYGFYSGSYYPREHLLSGYLVVNQVKHYSSTKKRLEIAREFIGAAAANIIRNLKYYTADSRQGVQDDESLAMLFHTIAQIESLANGIAAAQDIPSLMGVEGNIRKVYYQVWQQLLRSADPAFSFSERVKRPPDNAVNALVSFGNSLMYSACLTEIYRTQLNPTVSFLHEPSERRFSLALDMAEVFKPMFIDRLIFKLVNTRAIQARHFTTALNFCHLNDAGRKIVVKEFEERMRTTIKHRGLDRNVSYRRLIRLECYKLIKHLIGEEPYHAFRTWW; this comes from the coding sequence ATGCCAATCTCAATCCCGACAAAACAGCCGTTTTACATCTTCTCGAACGGTGTACTCCTTCGAAAGGAGAATACGATCAGTTTTGTGCCGTATGTGACGCAGGATGAGATTACGGTTGAAACTAATCCGTCGCTGTACCTTGAGCCGGATGAAGAGGAGGCCTATTCCCTTAATCCGGTCAAAGATGAACATCTCAATACGGCTGCAAGACGGGTGATACCGATAAACAATATCGATTCTTTTTTTGTTTTCGGGGAGGTGAGTTTTAACACAAAGTTCTTGAACTTCCTGACCAGAAACCGCATTCCCCTGCATTTGTTCAACTATTACGGGTTTTATTCTGGGTCATACTATCCGAGGGAACATCTCCTTTCGGGGTATCTGGTTGTCAATCAGGTGAAGCACTACAGCTCGACAAAAAAACGTCTTGAAATAGCCAGAGAATTTATCGGGGCAGCGGCGGCCAACATTATCAGGAATCTGAAGTATTACACTGCTGACTCGAGACAGGGTGTACAGGATGATGAGAGCCTGGCGATGCTGTTCCATACCATAGCACAGATAGAATCACTTGCAAACGGCATTGCTGCTGCGCAGGACATTCCCTCGCTGATGGGTGTCGAAGGTAATATCCGAAAAGTTTATTATCAGGTATGGCAACAACTGCTACGCTCAGCTGACCCTGCTTTTTCTTTTTCGGAACGTGTCAAGCGCCCGCCGGACAACGCAGTTAATGCTTTGGTTTCGTTCGGCAACAGCCTCATGTATTCCGCATGCTTGACTGAAATCTATCGGACACAGCTCAATCCCACCGTCTCGTTTCTGCATGAGCCGTCAGAACGTCGATTTTCGCTCGCTCTTGATATGGCAGAAGTCTTCAAACCAATGTTTATCGACCGGTTGATATTTAAGTTGGTTAACACGAGGGCAATTCAGGCCAGGCATTTTACGACAGCCCTGAATTTTTGTCATCTAAACGACGCAGGTCGAAAAATCGTGGTCAAGGAGTTCGAAGAGCGAATGCGGACAACCATAAAGCATCGAGGTCTTGACAGGAATGTGTCGTACCGAAGGCTCATCCGCCTTGAATGCTATAAACTCATCAAACATCTCATCGGAGAAGAGCCATACCATGCATTCCGTACATGGTGGTAA
- the cas2 gene encoding CRISPR-associated endonuclease Cas2, translating into MYYIAVYDVAEKRVGKMLKIFRKYMHHIQNSVFEGEMTPASYQKLKYEAGRLCNDETDSVIFFELNGKYMNKEILGTEKRPASNFI; encoded by the coding sequence ATGTACTACATCGCGGTTTATGACGTAGCTGAAAAGCGTGTTGGAAAAATGCTGAAAATCTTTCGCAAGTACATGCACCACATTCAGAATTCCGTTTTTGAAGGCGAAATGACCCCGGCTTCATACCAGAAACTCAAGTATGAGGCTGGAAGACTCTGCAATGATGAAACAGATTCTGTCATTTTTTTCGAACTGAACGGCAAATACATGAACAAGGAGATACTCGGCACTGAAAAGCGACCGGCCTCAAATTTTATCTGA
- the cas4 gene encoding CRISPR-associated protein Cas4, whose amino-acid sequence MLNPRVNGTKISYYFICHRKLWLFDRQLQFESDFSPVEEGKFISETTYPDERHEIKLSDGAVLDFYDKKHKVVHEVKKSDKMEEAHLWQLKYYLYYLKSYGVNGVTGKLDYPKLKKTLDVELRDEDELRIQEIFDDMTRVVTQEKAPERINKKFCKTCAYYEFCWA is encoded by the coding sequence ATGCTCAATCCGAGAGTCAACGGCACTAAAATCAGCTACTACTTCATCTGTCACCGCAAATTATGGCTGTTCGACAGGCAATTGCAGTTTGAAAGCGATTTCAGTCCAGTAGAAGAGGGGAAGTTCATCAGTGAAACCACCTATCCCGATGAGCGCCATGAAATTAAGTTGAGTGATGGCGCCGTGCTTGATTTTTACGATAAAAAGCACAAAGTGGTGCATGAGGTGAAAAAATCAGACAAGATGGAAGAGGCGCATCTGTGGCAGCTAAAATATTACTTATATTACCTGAAGAGTTATGGGGTTAATGGAGTAACCGGCAAGCTTGACTACCCGAAGCTCAAGAAGACACTTGACGTTGAATTGAGAGATGAGGATGAATTGCGAATACAGGAGATTTTTGATGATATGACGAGAGTCGTCACACAGGAGAAAGCCCCGGAACGAATAAACAAGAAATTCTGCAAAACCTGTGCATATTATGAATTTTGCTGGGCTTAG
- a CDS encoding DUF2934 domain-containing protein has product MQICNEEPIRTLAYQLWLDRGAPFDNTQDIDWLESERIILSRSIDPVIDPVVIEPDETDSSAVVPAPPEVTGPAGRTNRWMQAHWERIGRKPLKELCLPSTHDSGTYRLDLKLAPDAADLIKTLYDYADTDNNATGVRKYIRGMAVCQSLTIREQLDSGIRVIDLRVCKVDGVYYCCHALLGDEIRVLLKDMAEFLAANPYEVVFVKVGLKKMSDAEETEAWSYLVENTAPYGIKYPKDKVEGDKSPIDPDFSMETLASLKANKDRRCLLLSDDYFLSNYSDEITTTDGVISRLESKTTDIDGEERANREAKRESGKPTAIDRRLFEAQCFRPTSSFNYGAGYIQAEGAISLGALAGLAGLSLNYVPLLKTVFKGDEHTPVPANLHENAQNSRSIVREYFTWLAGNPHIARPQVINCDYFQEVPLVDIAIQISIGQPVPDLSGVQDIPVPELRMDWFTATVGWVPNLVAFAAMLAGVGCCDLGRYLDDNIPGITGDVLGAALKGAGYACGEVAQTIHTVLKLTADELNTVLRQIGYASDEIEQAFVTMGEGFVDFFSDAGEEAERIAIEAARLAEEAARQTENAARIAAAETARVAEEAARQAEEAALIAAREAERIALETARVAEEAARATAREAERIAREAARVAEDAARATANALNPTRW; this is encoded by the coding sequence ATGCAAATCTGCAACGAAGAGCCAATTCGCACCCTCGCCTATCAGCTCTGGCTCGATCGCGGCGCACCTTTCGATAACACTCAGGATATCGACTGGCTGGAGAGCGAACGAATAATTTTATCCCGGTCTATTGATCCCGTAATTGACCCGGTCGTGATCGAACCGGATGAAACGGACTCTTCCGCAGTGGTTCCTGCTCCCCCTGAAGTTACCGGTCCGGCAGGGAGAACGAACAGATGGATGCAGGCGCATTGGGAGCGGATCGGCCGCAAACCGCTCAAGGAGCTTTGCCTGCCGAGTACGCACGATTCCGGAACCTATCGGCTGGATCTGAAACTCGCTCCGGATGCAGCGGATCTCATAAAGACGCTCTATGACTATGCCGATACCGATAACAATGCGACCGGCGTTCGCAAGTACATCCGGGGGATGGCCGTCTGCCAGAGCCTCACTATCCGGGAACAGCTCGACAGCGGTATTCGCGTTATCGATCTGCGTGTCTGCAAGGTGGACGGCGTGTACTATTGCTGCCATGCCCTCCTTGGGGACGAAATACGCGTGCTCCTGAAGGATATGGCCGAGTTTCTCGCCGCAAATCCCTATGAGGTTGTTTTTGTGAAGGTCGGCCTTAAGAAGATGAGCGACGCGGAAGAAACAGAGGCGTGGTCGTATCTGGTGGAGAACACTGCGCCGTATGGCATAAAATACCCAAAGGATAAGGTTGAAGGCGACAAAAGCCCGATCGATCCGGATTTTTCAATGGAGACGCTTGCTTCGCTGAAGGCAAATAAAGATCGTCGGTGTCTGCTGTTATCGGATGACTATTTTTTGAGCAATTACTCTGACGAGATTACAACCACGGATGGAGTTATCTCCCGGCTGGAAAGCAAGACAACGGATATCGACGGGGAAGAGCGGGCGAATCGCGAGGCGAAGAGAGAGAGCGGAAAACCGACTGCCATAGATCGCAGGCTTTTCGAAGCGCAATGTTTTCGGCCTACGAGCTCGTTCAATTACGGGGCGGGATATATTCAGGCGGAAGGCGCAATTTCGCTTGGAGCGCTGGCCGGTCTTGCGGGACTATCATTAAATTACGTTCCGTTACTGAAGACGGTGTTCAAGGGCGATGAGCATACTCCTGTTCCGGCAAACCTTCATGAAAACGCGCAAAACTCGAGAAGTATCGTTCGGGAGTACTTTACCTGGCTTGCCGGCAATCCCCATATAGCCCGTCCGCAGGTTATCAACTGCGACTATTTTCAGGAGGTTCCGCTTGTCGATATCGCCATACAGATCAGCATAGGTCAGCCCGTTCCCGATCTTTCGGGGGTTCAGGATATTCCGGTTCCGGAACTCAGGATGGACTGGTTCACGGCGACGGTGGGCTGGGTTCCAAATCTGGTGGCTTTTGCCGCAATGCTGGCGGGTGTGGGTTGCTGCGATCTTGGAAGGTACCTGGACGATAACATTCCCGGTATTACCGGAGATGTGCTCGGTGCCGCTCTGAAAGGAGCGGGATATGCCTGTGGCGAAGTTGCTCAAACCATCCATACCGTTCTGAAACTTACTGCCGACGAGCTGAACACGGTGCTTCGTCAGATCGGGTATGCATCCGATGAAATCGAACAGGCATTCGTCACCATGGGAGAGGGATTTGTGGATTTCTTTTCCGATGCCGGAGAGGAAGCCGAAAGGATAGCGATAGAGGCCGCCCGATTGGCGGAAGAGGCCGCCCGACAGACAGAAAATGCTGCCAGGATTGCTGCTGCGGAGACCGCAAGAGTAGCCGAAGAGGCTGCCCGGCAAGCCGAGGAAGCGGCCCTGATTGCAGCAAGGGAGGCCGAGAGGATAGCCCTCGAAACTGCACGGGTTGCCGAGGAAGCGGCAAGAGCGACAGCAAGGGAGGCTGAGCGGATAGCCCGTGAAGCCGCACGGGTTGCCGAGGACGCGGCAAGGGCGACTGCGAATGCATTGAATCCGACAAGGTGGTAA
- a CDS encoding SAM-dependent methyltransferase, with amino-acid sequence MESVTFQPAAVQPDELRRLQAFSFGASRDMHACAEPSLRFPGTFFHGAPQLHAEWSLRISETEIDERSRITFWIASGSAADEEPGFPSIERLLEAIGAPEAVRERQKILSPDCIWQGFGASSGTPDREYALYLHHSDTKTGEVRYDACKWGAEGVVESSRYEFFFFPCAPDGRRPSGFIHPRLSGTFDGLVGNRRLQSMSGFWLRHRHSQTDQVDLVFPWHPPLQLLFDVLKRTDFVSAAALDALMAYRSHPVRHVAFSAANGSEPVITVYFSAPLSGDWPRDFPSLQEAIRISGNALHDALEERIFAHIPQCSASGPDAFLDTFYSTGSVDTWRRVLGANMHYHFGMFSKEEREGSLNIFSDEPFERAVTDLFDCIPYGSSVYDVGCGWGGPARRLSRDHGCRVLGCTISETQYRYLFASGLQVRYADAETTLPPGFFDCMLLLESLEHVRDKAGLLGRLRLFGNKLVMRVHCQDGAPNSVNFAGTMHMIRSTELRGMIEEAGWHIVHWRNRREESMPSLRVWHERLAQIPPGRDVHLETFRSFCSRVCQCEEEWAASNPLIEVVSLREPSVLQSTAAGAGSRLL; translated from the coding sequence TTGGAGTCAGTAACCTTTCAGCCTGCGGCCGTTCAGCCCGATGAGCTTCGACGGCTGCAGGCTTTTTCTTTTGGAGCAAGCAGGGATATGCATGCCTGCGCAGAGCCTTCGCTTCGGTTTCCTGGTACGTTTTTTCACGGTGCGCCGCAGCTTCATGCCGAATGGTCATTGAGGATCAGCGAAACCGAAATCGATGAACGAAGCCGCATAACATTCTGGATAGCATCGGGTTCAGCTGCGGATGAGGAGCCCGGTTTTCCGTCTATTGAACGGCTGCTCGAGGCAATTGGAGCACCAGAGGCCGTTCGCGAACGACAGAAAATCCTCTCTCCGGATTGTATATGGCAGGGATTCGGAGCGTCGTCCGGCACCCCTGATCGGGAGTATGCGCTCTACCTGCACCATTCCGACACGAAGACAGGGGAGGTTCGTTACGATGCCTGCAAGTGGGGAGCTGAGGGTGTTGTGGAATCAAGCCGTTACGAGTTCTTTTTTTTCCCCTGTGCTCCCGATGGAAGAAGGCCGTCAGGGTTTATCCATCCCCGCCTTTCCGGAACGTTCGATGGGTTGGTCGGGAACCGACGGCTGCAGAGTATGTCCGGTTTCTGGCTGCGTCATCGGCATTCGCAGACAGACCAAGTGGATCTTGTCTTTCCCTGGCATCCGCCGCTTCAGCTGCTTTTCGATGTATTGAAACGAACGGACTTCGTATCTGCCGCTGCCCTCGATGCGCTTATGGCGTATCGATCCCATCCTGTGCGGCATGTGGCCTTCAGTGCAGCAAATGGTTCCGAACCGGTCATTACGGTTTATTTTTCGGCTCCGCTTTCCGGCGACTGGCCGCGTGATTTTCCCTCGCTACAGGAGGCGATCCGTATCTCCGGCAACGCTCTGCACGATGCGCTGGAAGAGCGTATTTTTGCGCATATTCCGCAATGCTCCGCCTCCGGTCCCGATGCTTTTCTCGACACCTTTTACAGTACCGGGTCCGTTGATACGTGGAGGCGCGTTCTCGGCGCGAATATGCACTACCACTTCGGGATGTTCAGCAAAGAGGAGCGGGAGGGTTCACTGAACATTTTTTCCGATGAGCCCTTTGAGCGGGCCGTCACCGATCTTTTCGATTGTATTCCATACGGAAGCAGCGTCTATGATGTCGGGTGCGGTTGGGGCGGGCCCGCCCGGCGGCTTTCACGCGACCACGGATGCAGGGTTCTGGGTTGTACGATCAGCGAGACACAGTATCGCTATCTCTTCGCATCGGGGTTGCAGGTTCGATATGCAGATGCGGAAACAACGCTTCCTCCGGGTTTTTTTGATTGCATGCTTCTGTTGGAGAGTCTGGAGCATGTGCGGGACAAGGCAGGGCTGCTCGGCAGACTGCGTCTGTTCGGCAATAAGCTGGTAATGCGGGTTCACTGTCAGGACGGCGCTCCAAACAGCGTTAATTTTGCGGGGACCATGCATATGATACGTTCGACAGAGCTTCGCGGGATGATCGAAGAGGCCGGGTGGCATATCGTCCACTGGCGCAATCGCCGCGAAGAGTCGATGCCCTCTCTGCGGGTCTGGCATGAACGTCTGGCGCAAATCCCTCCGGGCCGTGATGTTCATCTCGAAACATTCCGCTCGTTCTGTTCCCGCGTCTGTCAGTGCGAGGAGGAGTGGGCGGCCAGCAATCCGCTCATCGAGGTCGTCTCTCTTCGGGAACCTTCCGTTCTGCAATCGACAGCGGCCGGTGCGGGATCGAGGCTGCTGTAA